A stretch of the Cygnus olor isolate bCygOlo1 chromosome 25, bCygOlo1.pri.v2, whole genome shotgun sequence genome encodes the following:
- the SOST gene encoding sclerostin produces MQISWAVCSVCVLIQIAFRSVEGWQVFKNDATEIIPEITENTETPMEQAYSNNNTMNQAKHGGRHVQQAPDPNDASDFSCREMRTTRYLTEGPCRSIKPVKELVCSGQCVPSHLLPNSIGRGKWWRQNALDYRCIPAHTRTQRIQMACPEEETRTYKFRAVTACKCKRYTRYHNQSELKDFGKETARPQKNKKPRLSRARSSKSNQHELENAY; encoded by the exons ATGCAGATCTCTTGGGCAGTGTGCTCTGTCTGCGTCCTAATCCAAATTGCATTTCGATCCGTGGAAGGGTGgcaagtgtttaaaaatgatgCTACAGAAATCATTCCTGAGATCACCGAAAATACAGAAACACCGATGGAGCAGGCttacagcaacaacaacacaaTGAACCAGGCAAAGCATGGGGGAAGACACGTACAACAAGCTCCAGACCCTAAtg ATGCTTCCGacttcagctgcagagaaatgcgAACCACCCGCTACCTGACGGAGGGGCCGTGCCGCAGCATCAAGCCCGTCAAGGAGCTGGTGTGCTCGGGCCAGTGcgtcccttcccacctcctccccaacTCCATCGGCCGGGGGAAGTGGTGGCGGCAGAACGCCCTGGATTACCGCTGCATCCCTGCTCACACCCGCACGCAGCGCATCCAGATGGCTTGTCCCGAGGAAGAGACTCGGACTTACAAATTCCGAGCTGTCACGGCCTGCAAGTGCAAGCGCTACACTCGCTACCACAACCAGTCTGAGCTGAAGGACTTTGGAAAGGAGACCGCCAGGCCGCAGAAGAACAAGAAGCCCCGTCTGTccagagccaggagcagcaAGTCGAACCAGCACGAGCTAGAAAACGCTTACTAG